Part of the Eubacterium sp. 1001713B170207_170306_E7 genome, AGAGGTGTATGGAGAAAATCGGCTTCAGTGAGGTCGCACTGCTGAAAGTGGGTGTTTTTAAGCTTGCAGTCTTGAAGGCTGACATTTTGAAGCGGGCAATTTTCAAACAGAACGTGCTTGGTTTTGCTGGTGGAAAAATTCATAAAATTTCCAAGGCACTCTGTAAAATGGCATTCCTCCAGAATACAGGCATTAAAATCTGTGCCAAGCAGCTTGCAGTTTTTAAAAATGACTCGATGAAAGGTGGAATCACTGAGGTTGAGATTGGATAAGTCGCAGCCAGTAAAGAGGACATCGGCAAAAAAGGTATGGGTCAGGCTGGAGGACTGGAACTGGCAGTTTTTAAACTGACAGTGATGGAATTCGAGCTTAGACTGATGAAAAGCTTCAAGACCAGTATCGCTGAATTCAAAGCTTTCAATATCCTCTTCCTTGTCAAGGCAGTCATAAATAATGGTAAGCAGGTCATCGCAGGGCTTTAACGGGTCAGGAAAAGCCGGTGGTTGTAAGCGCATAGGGACACTCCTTTCGTGATGATTCATTATAGCATAACTCAGTTTGGAATTAAATAGAAAATCCGTTCTTTTTCTATTGACTAAATAGATCGAATGTTTTATACTAATTTAAAGAAAGAACGGATATTTGAAGAGATGAGGGCTTGAAATGGAATTATTAGAAAAATTGGAAATCCTAACCGACGCTGCGAAATTTGATGTGGCCTGTACCTCCAGCGGGGTAAAGCGGAAGGGGAAGAAAGGCGCACTGGGAAACACAGTGGCAGACGGGATCTGCCATAGCTTTGCACTGGATGGCCGCTGTATTTCCCTTTTGAAGGTGCTGATGACAAATGTATGTGTGTACGACTGTAAATATTGCGTGAACAGGATTTCTCAGGACGTCGAGCGCGCTGTGTTTACCCCAAGGGAGCTGGCGGATCTGACCATTGGCTTTTACCGGAGAAACTATATTGAAGGCCTTTTTCTGAGTTCTTCGGTCATTAAAAATCCGGATTATACCTGTGAGAGGATGATTGAGACCCTGGCGCTTTTGAGAGGAGATGAATATAA contains:
- a CDS encoding pentapeptide repeat-containing protein gives rise to the protein MRLQPPAFPDPLKPCDDLLTIIYDCLDKEEDIESFEFSDTGLEAFHQSKLEFHHCQFKNCQFQSSSLTHTFFADVLFTGCDLSNLNLSDSTFHRVIFKNCKLLGTDFNACILEECHFTECLGNFMNFSTSKTKHVLFENCPLQNVSLQDCKLKNTHFQQCDLTEADFLHTPLKGMDFTSDTLSRITVSGSQELRGAVVNLFQAAELAKLLGVVIKE